Genomic DNA from Candidatus Koribacter versatilis Ellin345:
GAGCGCCGGATCAGGCTCCGCACCCAAGGTCATCAGTCGCTCGCCGGAGACGAAGAAGGTGTTTGCTCGCGCGTTGGAGCTCGCTGACGGAGCGCCGACCAGCACTCGCGCACTGCTGACGGCACTGGTGGAAAGTGGAGACGAGGCGATTGCGAAGGTCTTCACTACGGAAGAGCTCGCGAAACTGCTGCCAGGGCGGGCACAACATTCGATGATCGTGCTCGATGAGGCCGTGATCAGCACAATGGAGCACAACGAAGTCGGCGAATCGCTCGATGCGTCCATCGTGATACGGCCGGACGCGAGTGGCTCGAGCGCCGACAAACTCGTATCGCTCTGCGAGATCACATGGAAGTTCGGGGTTGGTGCGAATCTGCAGACATTCCTGGAAGAGATCCTGCGCGAACTCTTGCGTGCGTTGCCGAACGCGGAGCGTGCTTCCGTTTTAATGCTGGAAGAAGAAGGGATGCGGTTGTTGCTCAAGGCCCACATACCGGCGGGGACGCCGGTGGTGAGCGTCACTTCGGTATCACGGGCTCTGGAGACGAAGACCGCGTTCATTTGGAAGAGGGAAGAAGAGCTCACGGTGAGCCAGCAATTCGGACAGCTGGAAGCCGGAATTTATGCGCCCCTGATTGCCAACAATGAAGCGTTTGGCGTGATCTGTCTCGATTCGACCAAAACTGGCGTGAGGTTTCATCAAGCGGATTTATCGCTGGCGGTGGCGCTGGCTCATCAACTCGCGCTGGCAGTTGCGAACTACCGGTTGCAGATGAAACTGCAAGCCAATGCGACGGTGATGGAGCGGCTGCTGACGAACTTCTCGCCGCGAATCCGCAAACGTCTGTTGGAAAGGGCGCAGCAGGGAAAGCTCAGGCTCGGCGGGGAGCGGTCGTCGGTTTCGATATTGTGCTCGGATATTCGTGGCTTTACGCGGATGAGCGCGACCATGGACGCGGAGGACGTGGTCGCGATGCTGAATGATTACTTCCTGGCACTGACCGACTGCATCTTCCGCAATGACGGTACGGTGGACAAGTTTGTTGGCGATGCGATCCTGGCGGTGTTCGGTAGTCCCGATGCGGACCCGCAGCATCACCACAAAGCGGTGAAGGCCGCGATGGAGATGCAGGTCGCGATGCGCGAGCTGAACCAGCGGCGCGGGGCACGCGGAGAACCGGTGTGCGAGATTGGCATCGGGGTGCATACCGGCGATGTGTTGCATGGCTTCATCGGCTCACCGGAGCGAATGGAGTACACCATCATTGGCGATGCCGTGAATCGAACGTCGCGCTTTTGCGATGGCGCGGGAGCGGCGGAAATCGTGATCAGCCCCGAAATACACCAGTACGTATGGAACGCGGTTTCCGCGGTGCCGGTGTCGATCCCGACGAAGCACGAGGGACTGCTGCAGGCGTATCGGGTGGAGAAGTGGCGGGAGACAAAGTCCGCTTCGCAGTAGTGGCTCCGATTGGCGGAACAGCAGGTTGTTCGTCGCTGCGCTCCTCTGGATGACAAGAGAGGGTAGTGGAGGTCGGGGCGGTGTTGTGGGCTAGCCGCTTGGCAGTTGCGGAGAAAATTAGCCGTGTTCGACGCGGGATTTGATGTGCGCGTAGGCGTCTTCGATGAGATGGGCTAATGCGGCGGAGTTCACCGGGGATCCGGCCTTCAACTTTACGTGACGCATGAAGCGGCCGTCGCCTTGCAGCAGGTGGGCGGGATCGCGGAGAGACGCGCCGTGAAAAAAGCCCACATTGACGTGGCTGGTGAAGACATTGACGTAGCCGAAGGGGGCGTCGCCGAAGCAGGCGACGGGGCAACCGTCATGGAGGAGCTCGAGGACCTCGTCGCCGGCGGCGCGCATGACTTCGAACCATTCCCTCGCGATGGCGCCGAGTTCGCCGGGATGCTGGTGGAACCAGGCGTCGATGGCGGGGGAGCGGGGGACGGCACCGTTGAAGGTCAGGAAATTGGGCTTCATAGTGCGAGTGAGTATATGCGGGGAAAGGGAAGAATGGTGCGCCCGGAGAGATTCGAACTCCCGACCTAATGCTCCGGAGGCATTCGCTCTATCCAGCTGAGCTACGGGCGCGCAAAGTCATTATAGCTGACGCTGGACAATCTCCGGAGGGACGCGTACAACGGAAGGTCTGATTCGCGGTTCTAAGCCAGAGGGACGAATTCGTGCGCGGATAGGGGTCTCCGACTCCGTTTCGCTTCGCGAAACTCCGCTCAGGATGACAGGGGTGATGGAATGCAGAATTGGAAGAAGGCAGTGATTTGTGGCTCCGTGGGTGCGGGGGCGATTTTGTTCTTTACCGGACGTCGTTCGGTGGGCACCGCGCTGGCTGCGGGTGGATTAGCGGTGCTGGCATCGGAGTATCCGGAGCGCTTTGAGGCGATCTGGGACAATGCGCCGGAGTACCTGTCGCGCGGGACGCAGATTTTTGCGACGCTGCAGAAGATTGGCGAGCGCTTTGCTGAAGCCGCGGAAGAGCGTGGGGCGGCGGCTTGGGATGAGATTCGGGAGTACAGCCGGTAACACCGAATCTTTAAACACGACGGAAACGAAGTTTTTTAGGAATTAGGAGTTAGGTTTTAGGGACGGCAGCTCGTGGCTGCCGTTTTCGTTTGCGCGCAATACACAGCGTTATTCGATGCCTAGTTGTTTGCGGGCTTCGGGGCTTAGGCGCTCGGGGGACCACGCGGGTTCCCAGATCATTTCGACTTTCACGTTGACGACGCCTGGGAGTTGGAAGAGACGGCGCTGGACGGACTGGCTGATGTCGGTATGCGAGGGGCATCCGGGCGAGGTGAGCGTCATGTCCACCTCAATGTCTTCTCCAGTGGCGCTGGGGACTTCCGTGGGCTTGATGCGGACGTTGTAGACCAGGCCGAGGTCCACGATGTTCACGGGGATTTCGGGGTCGTAGCACTCTTTGAGGGCGGTGAGGATTTCGTCGTTCGTTAACGGCATATTCCTAGTTTAAGGCAAAAATCTCATCCACAGAGGACACAGAGGGACACGGAGGAATTTTGAATTCAAGAAATCTTCTGTGAGACTCTGTGATCTCTGTGGTTAAGAAATTACGCTTCGCGGTTGCGGGGGCCGGGGTGGATGGTCAGGAGGTTGCGTTTGCGCTCGACCGAAGGTGGGGTGGACCAGCCGTTTTCGTTTTCGACGACACGGATGATGGCGGGGTCGGCGATGATCGTATCGGGCGTGGTGGATTTCTCCCAGATCTGGGCGCGGAGGCCGTCGCGGAACTCGGTTCGCGAGGCGGGGGTTTCGCCACTGGCGATGACGTAGCCGGGGGTTTCGACCGAGGGCGAGAGGACCACGAAACGGGCGTCGAGCAATGGGCAGTCGAAGGTGTTGAAGACGAACTGGAAGGCCTCGGGATGCGCGGCCATGCCGCCGTCGCCAATGTAATTGACGACGTACTCTTCTTCGATCTCGTCGCCAGGTTGCGGAGAAGAGGCGAGAGAGGCGTCGCCGTTGACGATGCGTGAGGTCAGGAGTTGTGCGCCCTCGGGCAACGGGAGCGTTTGGAAGGTCTGGATGCCTTCGTCGTTCATCAACTGGACGACGCGATGCATGTAGAGCGAGACGCTGCCGTCGGGACGCGAGATCGCGACTTTGTCTTGCAACAGGACGACCGCGGGCGCGCCGGCGGTCTGCAGCGGTGCGGGCGCCGGACGCCGGTAAGCGGCGAAGAACGGCGGATCAGGCACAAGGCCGTCGACGGAGGTTGCGTTCTGCGCCATGCGACGGTAGTTGCGGGCGTTGGGTGCGACCGCGAGAAATTCGGCGGCAGCGCGGTCGGCGGAAGTGTTGTTGCCGAGGCGCTGCAATTCGGAGATCAACAGACGACGGGCATCGCGATCAAGCGGCCACTCGCGGACATATTCGTTCAACTCATCGAGGGCTTCAAGGTAGCGGTTGTTGCCGGCGAGCCAACGCGCGTGGTCGAGAGGGTCGGACGGAGCCGCTGGTTTACGTGTGGCCAGAAGTAGGTGGCCAATCTGGGTGGCGGCGAGATCCGCTGTATTAAGCTTGGCGGCGGCAGAAGCGAGATCGCCGGTAGCGGCCAACGCTGCGGCTTCGATGTAGGCAGACTCGTGGGGCGGAAGATGGAGCGTCGCGACGGTTGCAGGATCGAACGTCAGCGATTTCGCGATGCGAATGCGCGGCGTGACGTCGCCGGGGCGGAAAGTGATCCGCAATTGGTGGACGCCAGATTCGAGAGCGACGGCGCCGGTGACGCCTTTATCATCCATCGTGATTTGCGTGGCATTGAGATCGCCGGTGATGGTGAATGTGCCAGATTCGGTGGCTAGGTATTCGGCCTGCGCGACGTACTTGGCGTTGCGCGGCAGGTAATCGGGGACGCGAACACGGGCGTCGGGGAACTCGAAGCGTTCGGAAGCGGAGCCACCGTTGACGCGGGCGATGCTCCAGTTAGTGATCCAGCCGGAGGCGAGCGCGAGGGCGCGTAAGTCAGTGTTGGGGAGGCCTTGCAATCCGGCGGTGTAGAGGGCTTCGATCGCGGCAGCGGAACAAACCGAGTCTTTTGCGGCGACGGCTTCGATCTGGGATCGATGGTCGCGGAAGACCTCGCTGTTCTGGCCGGTCGCCTCGAGACGCATGGCAGCGATCAGGCCACGTGGGTCCGCATCTTTAGCAAGACGACAGATTTCAGTCGCGCTTTTGAGCTCAGTCCGGGCGTCGGCACTGGCATGAGCGATCTCCATGGCGAGAAACCATGGCTCAATGGTGTGCGGCGCCCGAGCGAGTTCCAACTGGGCGAGCTTGGTGGCGCGGGGAAGGTCGTCCCGTTCAAAGAGAGCCACACGGGCCGTTGCCGCGGGACGCGCGGGCTGAGCTTTCTTCGGGTGGTGGGGAACCGTGTCGCGGGTGTAATCAGCGGCAGCGAAAAGAGATGTGGTGCAGAGCAGGCAAGCGCTCATCCGCAGAAACAAGCGGCGGTGGGAGCGGAGATCTTGCTGTACGCTCATTCGGATAGAAGTATGCCCTGATGGCGTCAAACCACCAGGGCCCTTGCTGATCTCACTCTCGAAACCCGGCTGCACTCATTTTCCCCCAGGATTCAAAGTTCAGAGGGCTTCGATTGTTGGCTTCAGTGAGACCGATTATGCGGCCCACGGCTGGCATCGGCTATGCAGCTTAGTTCTTAAGGCTGCGGAAAATTGACCTTAGCTCTTTATGTCAGCGCCAACAAAATTCAACCCAGCTACAAACGTTTTTGGGAGTCACAGACATCCTAATCAGCGTCTGGAAGCAGACGGAGTGAGGTGGCTATGACGCCCGGTGGTCGACTTGCACTTGCGATTTGGTTGACACTTTGTACCACGATTTTGGTCGCGCAGGAGCGTCACCTCGGTAATGACTCCGCGAGTACCCTCTTTACCGAGTCGCCCTTCGCCCATGGGTACATGCATGGGTACGAGGCTGGGTTTCACTTTGGAGACCTTGACCTTCAGTTGGGAAGGGAACCACGCGATCCGGCGGTCATCGCCGAATTCAA
This window encodes:
- a CDS encoding metal-sulfur cluster assembly factor produces the protein MPLTNDEILTALKECYDPEIPVNIVDLGLVYNVRIKPTEVPSATGEDIEVDMTLTSPGCPSHTDISQSVQRRLFQLPGVVNVKVEMIWEPAWSPERLSPEARKQLGIE
- a CDS encoding adenylate/guanylate cyclase domain-containing protein; protein product: MARGFSDTLPASMAERQLTAGVETAWQIAGDLALQCSSALIEPVHLIYGLAALERRSPHISAVSDPGKSADLQRERLEIAQTFKSAGLEAQDVRRRVRDLLHPPESAGSGSAPKVISRSPETKKVFARALELADGAPTSTRALLTALVESGDEAIAKVFTTEELAKLLPGRAQHSMIVLDEAVISTMEHNEVGESLDASIVIRPDASGSSADKLVSLCEITWKFGVGANLQTFLEEILRELLRALPNAERASVLMLEEEGMRLLLKAHIPAGTPVVSVTSVSRALETKTAFIWKREEELTVSQQFGQLEAGIYAPLIANNEAFGVICLDSTKTGVRFHQADLSLAVALAHQLALAVANYRLQMKLQANATVMERLLTNFSPRIRKRLLERAQQGKLRLGGERSSVSILCSDIRGFTRMSATMDAEDVVAMLNDYFLALTDCIFRNDGTVDKFVGDAILAVFGSPDADPQHHHKAVKAAMEMQVAMRELNQRRGARGEPVCEIGIGVHTGDVLHGFIGSPERMEYTIIGDAVNRTSRFCDGAGAAEIVISPEIHQYVWNAVSAVPVSIPTKHEGLLQAYRVEKWRETKSASQ
- a CDS encoding DUF1801 domain-containing protein; this encodes MKPNFLTFNGAVPRSPAIDAWFHQHPGELGAIAREWFEVMRAAGDEVLELLHDGCPVACFGDAPFGYVNVFTSHVNVGFFHGASLRDPAHLLQGDGRFMRHVKLKAGSPVNSAALAHLIEDAYAHIKSRVEHG